Proteins from a genomic interval of Salvelinus alpinus chromosome 7, SLU_Salpinus.1, whole genome shotgun sequence:
- the LOC139581572 gene encoding stimulator of interferon genes protein-like: MQQLGGEECLVPQPRGSLPKACAIGLASVVTAAILVWEPEGFFRHVFAAILILTVGPLLHGVFLLSEECLHHATTRYRGRRLGQMVTACVGVCTLLGVGLAVLLFILTKPQPWRDQWSMVILACVLYPLLKTLGVLGPSEVEVSEICETRKMNVAHGLAWSFHLGYLNLVLPRLEGSITAFRASHNAGPFETRGSRKLLILLPLNANITHTLEDEDTNIHFLDNLPDTEIDRAGVRGRVYKHSVYTVLDKDRQAHHCVVEYATPLLTLYKMSQESSAGFGEKDRREQVLLFYRTLQDILDRSLECRNRYRLILLNDEHEDDPHYLSNSILKNLDQQEKEEFYVPPFIPQPEVDHPFYALPIIDNWRRAEPMSRVPTIMISHDMPRTLREPVENSEDLSP; the protein is encoded by the exons ATGCAGCAATTGGGAGGGGAGGAGTGTCTGGTCCCTCAGCCTCGTGGGAGTTTACCCAAAGCCTGTGCGATAGGATTGGCTTCTGTGGTGACGGCGGCTATCTTGGTTTGGGAGCCTGAGGGCTTCTTCAGACACGTTTTCGCAGCAATACTCATCCTGACTGTGGGGCCCTTGCTGCACGGAGTGTTTCTTCTCTCAGAGGAATGTCTTCATCATGCAACTACCAG gTACCGTGGTCGGAGGctgggtcagatggtgacagccTGTGTGGGTGTATGTACCCTCCTGGGTGTGGGGTTGGCAGTGCTGCTGTTTATCTTGACCAAGCCCCAGCCCTGGAGGGACCAGTGGAGCATGGTTATCCTGGCCTGTGTCCTCTACCCTCTACTCAAAACCCTGGGAGTACTG GGTCCGTCTGAGGTGGAGGTGTCAGAGATCTGTGAGACGAGAAAGATGAACGTGGCTCATGGCCTGGCTTGGTCTTTCCACCTGGGCTACCTCAACCTGGTTCTGCCTC GGTTGGAGGGTTCTATCACAGCGTTCCGTGCTTCACATAATGCAGGTCCGTTTGAGACCAGGGGTTCCAGAAAGCTCCTCATTCTCCTCCCTCTCAACGCAAACATTACTCACACGCTGGAGGACGAGGACACCAACATCCATTTCCTTGACAACCTCCCTGACACAGAGATCGACAGGGCAGGTGTCAGGGGGCGTGTCTACAAGCACAGTGTCTACACCGTATTGGACAAGGACAGACAG gcccATCACTGTGTTGTGGAGTATGCCACCCCTCTGCTGACCCTGTATAAGATGTCTCAGGAGAGCAGTGCAGGGTTTGGGGAGAAGGACAGGAGAGAGCAGGTGCTGCTGTTCTACAGGACTCTACAGGACATACTGGACCGCTCACTGGAGTGCAGGAACCGCTACCGACTCATCCTCCTCAACG ATGAACATGAGGATGACCCTCACTACCTGTCCAACTCCATTCTGAAGAACCTGGATCAGCAGGAGAAAGAAGAGTTCTATGTTCCCCCTTTCATCCCTCAGCCTGAGGTGGACCACCCATTCTATGCCCTGCCCATCATAGACAACTGGCGCCGAGCTGAGCCAATGAGCAGGGTGCCTACGATCATGATCAGTCATGACATGCCACGTACGCTCAGGGAACCGGTTGAGAATTCGGAAGACCTTTCTCCATGA